A window of the Acidimicrobiales bacterium genome harbors these coding sequences:
- the thrC gene encoding threonine synthase — translation MTLGYESTRGRADNVDFPGALLAGLASDGGLFCPSDVPALPEIPAGAGYVEVAQLVMWPFVEGTIDRDDFFAMVAESYACFRDPLVCPVHDLGDGHHLLDLTQGPTLAFKDVALQLVGRLLDNELGRQQRRMTVLAATSGDTGSAAIEALRGRANVDIMVLHPEGRVSEVQRRQMTTVDADNVRNVAVVEASFDDCQNLVKAAFNDPELRAAFGLAAVNSINWARVMAQIVYYVWAARLVIGESGDPVSFTVPTGNFGNILAGWYAKRMGLNIDQLVVASNRNDVLTRFFETGALASRRVEPSLSPSMDIQISSNFERLLWEASGRDGRQVDDVLGRFASEGLSAVPDEWVAAIRSEFDAGRLDDDGTLAEIAHIHDRLAMLIDPHTAVGTNVARRLRRNPDVPMITLSTAAPAKFPDAVEQATGVRPPLPPFLSELFERPEFCQRADNSLADVAALLREFTGR, via the coding sequence ATGACGCTCGGCTACGAATCCACGCGAGGTCGGGCCGACAACGTCGACTTCCCCGGCGCGCTGCTCGCCGGCCTTGCTTCTGACGGCGGCCTGTTCTGCCCGAGCGACGTGCCCGCACTCCCCGAGATCCCCGCCGGCGCCGGCTACGTCGAGGTGGCACAGCTGGTGATGTGGCCCTTCGTCGAGGGCACCATCGATCGAGATGACTTCTTCGCCATGGTCGCGGAGTCCTACGCCTGTTTCCGCGATCCACTCGTGTGTCCGGTGCACGATCTGGGCGACGGTCACCACCTGCTCGATCTCACCCAGGGGCCGACCCTGGCGTTCAAAGACGTTGCGCTCCAGCTGGTCGGACGGCTGCTCGACAACGAGCTCGGCCGCCAACAGCGCCGCATGACGGTGCTCGCCGCCACCTCCGGCGACACCGGTTCCGCCGCCATCGAGGCGCTCCGGGGCCGGGCCAACGTCGACATCATGGTGCTGCACCCCGAAGGCCGGGTCTCCGAGGTCCAGCGTCGTCAGATGACCACCGTCGATGCCGACAACGTGCGCAATGTCGCGGTGGTCGAGGCCAGCTTCGACGACTGTCAGAATCTGGTGAAGGCGGCGTTCAACGACCCCGAGCTCCGGGCGGCATTCGGGCTGGCTGCGGTGAACTCGATCAACTGGGCGCGGGTCATGGCCCAGATCGTCTACTACGTGTGGGCGGCTCGGCTGGTGATCGGGGAGTCCGGGGATCCCGTGTCGTTCACGGTGCCGACCGGCAACTTCGGCAACATCCTCGCCGGCTGGTACGCCAAGCGAATGGGGCTGAACATCGACCAACTCGTGGTGGCCAGCAACCGCAACGACGTGCTGACCAGGTTCTTCGAGACGGGTGCGTTGGCGTCGCGTCGAGTCGAGCCGTCACTCAGCCCGAGTATGGACATCCAGATCTCGTCGAACTTCGAGCGACTGCTGTGGGAAGCCTCCGGCCGTGACGGCCGCCAGGTCGACGACGTGCTCGGCCGGTTCGCCAGCGAGGGGCTGTCCGCAGTTCCCGACGAATGGGTCGCCGCGATCCGCTCCGAGTTCGACGCCGGCCGCCTCGACGACGACGGCACCCTGGCCGAGATCGCCCACATCCACGATCGACTCGCGATGCTGATCGACCCCCACACCGCGGTGGGTACCAACGTGGCTCGGCGGCTCCGTCGCAACCCCGACGTGCCCATGATCACCCTCTCGACTGCGGCACCGGCGAAGTTCCCCGATGCCGTCGAGCAGGCGACCGGCGTGCGGCCACCGCTCCCGCCGTTCCTCTCCGAGTTGTTCGAACGTCCGGAGTTCTGCCAGCGCGCCGACAACTCGCTTGCCGACGTCGCTGCGCTGCTGAGGGAGTTCACCGGGCGCTGA
- the lysA gene encoding diaminopimelate decarboxylase: MTTNPVPFHLLPDNASVGPQGQLLIAGCDTLELAAEFGTPLFVYDEDHLRSRCREAVSVFGNHATYASKAFLCRAMARLAYDEGMQIDVATGGELSVVLAAGVPASATHLHGNNKSLAELRYALEVGVGRVMVDSFEEMDRIEQLVADGLPAPKINLRVTPGVKAETHEFIATGQNDSKFGFTVSTGVAKQAVERARASEAMELVGIHAHIGSQVFEVSSFAQALLTLADFANPLGLPELVIGGGLGVAYVEGEEAPTISQWAAKLKATAAEYGITAELGIEPGRSIAAAAAITLYTVGTIKKLEGIRTYVAVDGGMSDNPRPVLYGSGYETFLPRDVLGPRTEMARVVGKHCESGDILVREAPIAADLVVGDILATPVTGAYGHSMGSNYNKVLRPPVVFCRDGDARLVVRRETYDDLLATDLG; this comes from the coding sequence GTGACCACCAATCCGGTTCCCTTCCATCTCCTCCCCGACAACGCGTCCGTCGGTCCGCAGGGTCAGTTGCTGATCGCCGGATGCGACACGCTCGAGCTCGCAGCCGAGTTCGGCACGCCGTTGTTCGTGTACGACGAAGATCATCTCCGTTCGCGTTGCCGCGAGGCCGTCTCAGTGTTCGGCAACCATGCCACCTATGCCTCGAAGGCCTTCCTGTGCCGGGCCATGGCTCGGCTCGCCTACGACGAGGGCATGCAGATCGACGTTGCCACCGGGGGCGAGCTGTCCGTCGTGCTGGCGGCCGGTGTGCCCGCCTCCGCCACCCACCTGCACGGCAACAACAAGTCACTGGCCGAGCTTCGCTACGCGCTCGAGGTCGGGGTCGGTCGTGTGATGGTCGACAGCTTCGAGGAGATGGATCGAATCGAGCAGCTCGTCGCCGATGGCCTTCCCGCCCCGAAGATCAATCTCCGAGTGACGCCCGGTGTGAAGGCCGAGACGCACGAGTTCATCGCCACCGGACAGAACGACTCGAAGTTCGGCTTCACGGTGTCCACCGGCGTTGCCAAGCAAGCCGTCGAACGGGCGCGCGCCTCCGAAGCGATGGAACTCGTCGGCATACACGCCCACATCGGGTCGCAGGTGTTCGAGGTGTCGTCGTTCGCCCAGGCGTTGCTCACGCTCGCCGACTTCGCAAACCCGCTCGGGCTTCCCGAGCTGGTGATCGGTGGGGGGCTCGGCGTCGCCTACGTCGAGGGTGAGGAAGCGCCAACCATCTCGCAGTGGGCGGCGAAGCTCAAGGCGACGGCGGCCGAGTACGGCATCACGGCCGAGCTCGGGATCGAACCAGGCCGCTCGATCGCAGCGGCCGCGGCCATCACGCTCTACACCGTCGGCACGATCAAGAAGCTCGAGGGGATCCGCACCTACGTCGCCGTCGACGGTGGCATGAGCGACAACCCCCGCCCGGTCCTCTACGGCTCGGGCTACGAGACCTTCCTGCCACGCGACGTGCTCGGCCCCCGGACCGAGATGGCGCGGGTGGTCGGCAAGCACTGCGAATCCGGCGACATCCTCGTGCGAGAGGCGCCGATCGCCGCCGATCTCGTCGTCGGCGACATCCTGGCCACTCCGGTCACCGGTGCCTACGGCCATTCGATGGGATCCAACTACAACAAGGTGCTGCGACCTCCTGTCGTTTTCTGCCGCGACGGCGACGCTCGCCTCGTGGTGCGGCGCGAGACGTACGACGACCTGTTGGCCACCGATCTCGGCTGA
- a CDS encoding homoserine dehydrogenase produces MPEASDPSKQRGAATPIRVGLLGCGIVGGSLVDLLNERGPAIAASTGLDLVVTRIAVRSVSRDRNIELDPSLLTTDARSVATGDDVDIVVEVIGGIEPARELILAALAAGKPVITANKELLANHGAELYAAAAASGVDLLFEAAVAGAIPIVRPLRQSLLGEDVHRITGIVNGTTNYILTRMAEDGASYGDALAEAQRLGYAERDPTADVEGYDAGAKIAIMASIGFGARVVAGDVYHEGISEITQTDIAYARRLGYEIKLLAVAEKSATAAGPVVGVRVHPSMVPVTHPLASVRDSFNAVFVEGNSSGELMFYGRGAGGRPTASAVLGDLTDAALNWHRGAHQVVPTGGEMTIRPIDDLETAYYLNVEVDDSPGVLAQVAGVFGRHGVSIRSMEQEDVGTTARIVFITHQALERDVQATLHDLRALEAVTGIQSVLRVVG; encoded by the coding sequence GTGCCCGAAGCATCTGACCCGTCCAAGCAGCGTGGTGCTGCCACACCCATTCGCGTCGGCCTCCTCGGCTGCGGGATCGTCGGTGGTTCGCTCGTCGACCTCCTGAACGAGCGTGGCCCGGCGATCGCTGCGAGCACCGGTCTCGATCTTGTCGTCACCCGCATCGCCGTTCGCAGCGTGAGCCGAGATCGCAACATCGAACTCGATCCGTCACTGCTCACCACCGATGCTCGATCGGTGGCCACGGGTGATGATGTCGACATCGTGGTCGAGGTGATCGGTGGCATCGAGCCGGCACGGGAGCTGATCCTGGCGGCGTTGGCGGCCGGGAAGCCGGTCATCACGGCGAACAAGGAGCTGCTCGCCAACCATGGCGCCGAGCTGTATGCCGCGGCGGCCGCCAGCGGCGTCGACCTGCTGTTCGAGGCCGCCGTTGCCGGGGCGATCCCCATCGTCCGCCCGCTTCGTCAGTCGCTGCTCGGTGAGGACGTCCACCGCATCACCGGCATCGTCAACGGCACGACCAACTACATCCTCACCCGGATGGCCGAGGACGGTGCCAGCTATGGCGACGCCCTGGCCGAGGCCCAGCGGCTGGGATACGCCGAGCGCGACCCGACCGCAGATGTCGAGGGATATGACGCCGGAGCGAAGATCGCCATCATGGCGTCGATCGGCTTCGGGGCCCGGGTCGTCGCCGGCGACGTCTATCACGAGGGCATCTCCGAGATCACCCAGACCGACATCGCCTACGCCCGTCGCCTGGGCTACGAGATCAAGCTGCTGGCGGTGGCCGAGAAGTCGGCGACCGCCGCCGGTCCGGTGGTGGGTGTGCGGGTGCATCCCTCGATGGTCCCGGTCACCCATCCATTGGCCTCGGTGCGCGACAGCTTCAACGCCGTGTTCGTCGAAGGCAACTCGTCGGGTGAGCTCATGTTCTACGGGCGCGGCGCCGGGGGGCGCCCCACGGCCAGCGCCGTGCTCGGCGACCTGACCGACGCTGCGCTCAACTGGCATCGTGGGGCCCATCAGGTCGTGCCAACCGGCGGCGAGATGACCATCCGCCCGATCGACGACCTCGAGACCGCCTACTACCTCAACGTCGAGGTCGACGACTCGCCGGGCGTTCTGGCGCAGGTCGCTGGTGTCTTCGGCCGCCATGGTGTGTCCATCCGTTCGATGGAGCAGGAAGACGTCGGCACCACTGCTCGCATCGTCTTCATCACCCATCAGGCGCTCGAGCGCGATGTGCAGGCCACGCTGCACGATCTCCGTGCGCTCGAAGCGGTCACCGGGATCCAGAGTGTGCTGCGAGTGGTCGGATGA
- the rho gene encoding transcription termination factor Rho: protein MSEQVIDRATLEKKDKGELTTIVNALGGKATSRMKKSDLVDLILERSGAVVADASVDDSNDADESSEASDSSGIATPADDQTYARSGEAEVTESGRDGGRSNTDRPSNGRDDDRARSSERSSGESSTPGGRGGRGDNDRSSRGGNQQGEARQGGNHQGGNQQGANAGNPQGGNQQAGSNNGGGQQGGNQQGGNQQGGNQQGAAQQGKGDEPDSGNRRRRRRGRGRDRDEMNEPVVNEPIEVAGILDLRDDGYGFIRVDGLLPSKDDVYVPVKLVRQFGLRRGDLVAGSARPANRNEKNPALAEVDSINGRAADDLGERPCFDRLTPIFPDTMMRLERADEADAVTPRICDLVAPIGKGQRALVVAPPKSGKTTLIKELARSIERNTPDAELVVLLIDERPEDVTDMANHLEQGDVVASTFDRPADEHCSVAELTLERAKRMVEDGADVVVIIDGLTHLARAYNLAGPGTGRTLAGGLDAGAIYPTKHFFGAARNIAEGGSLTVIATVTVETGSEMDDAIFGEFDGTANAEIRLDRLLAERNIFPAIDALKSGTRNADQLVDADEKSKLDRLRVVLDGLAPSDGGPAAAAASMLAERVAAAASNRDFLNEIA from the coding sequence ATGTCTGAGCAGGTCATCGACCGTGCCACCCTCGAGAAGAAGGACAAGGGCGAATTGACCACCATCGTCAATGCGCTCGGAGGCAAGGCAACCAGCCGGATGAAGAAGTCGGATCTGGTCGACCTCATCTTGGAGCGGTCGGGCGCCGTCGTCGCCGACGCATCCGTTGACGACTCGAACGACGCTGACGAATCGAGCGAGGCCTCCGACTCGTCCGGCATCGCCACCCCCGCCGACGACCAGACCTACGCTCGTTCGGGTGAGGCCGAGGTCACCGAATCTGGGCGCGACGGCGGTCGGTCCAACACCGATCGTCCATCGAACGGCCGTGATGATGATCGTGCCCGAAGCTCGGAACGCTCATCGGGTGAGTCGTCCACCCCAGGTGGTCGCGGTGGTCGCGGCGACAACGACCGTTCCAGCCGTGGGGGCAACCAGCAGGGCGAGGCCCGACAGGGCGGCAACCACCAGGGTGGCAACCAGCAAGGCGCCAATGCCGGCAACCCGCAGGGCGGCAATCAACAGGCCGGATCCAACAACGGTGGGGGCCAGCAGGGTGGCAACCAACAGGGTGGCAACCAACAGGGTGGCAACCAACAGGGCGCGGCTCAGCAGGGCAAGGGCGATGAGCCCGACAGCGGAAACCGACGCCGACGCCGTCGGGGTCGGGGCCGGGATCGTGACGAGATGAACGAGCCCGTCGTGAACGAACCGATCGAGGTCGCGGGCATCCTCGACCTGCGTGATGACGGCTACGGCTTCATCAGGGTCGACGGTCTGCTGCCCTCGAAAGACGACGTCTATGTGCCGGTCAAGTTGGTTCGCCAATTCGGTCTGCGACGCGGCGATCTCGTGGCGGGGAGCGCCCGGCCGGCGAATCGCAACGAGAAGAACCCGGCGCTGGCCGAGGTTGACTCCATCAACGGTCGGGCGGCCGATGATCTCGGTGAGCGCCCATGCTTCGATCGACTGACCCCGATCTTCCCCGACACGATGATGCGGCTCGAACGAGCCGACGAGGCCGACGCCGTCACGCCCCGCATCTGTGATCTCGTGGCGCCGATCGGCAAGGGCCAGCGCGCCCTCGTGGTGGCGCCACCGAAGTCGGGCAAGACCACCCTCATCAAGGAACTCGCTCGTTCCATCGAGCGCAACACGCCCGACGCCGAGCTGGTCGTGCTGCTCATCGACGAGCGGCCCGAAGACGTCACCGACATGGCCAACCACCTCGAACAGGGTGATGTCGTCGCCTCCACCTTCGACCGACCGGCCGACGAACACTGCTCGGTCGCCGAGCTGACCCTCGAGCGAGCCAAGCGCATGGTGGAAGACGGCGCCGACGTAGTGGTCATCATCGACGGTCTCACGCATCTTGCCCGGGCGTACAACCTGGCCGGTCCCGGCACCGGTCGAACGCTCGCCGGCGGCTTGGATGCGGGCGCGATCTACCCGACCAAGCACTTCTTCGGGGCCGCTCGCAACATCGCCGAAGGCGGCTCGCTCACGGTGATCGCCACGGTGACCGTCGAGACCGGGTCCGAGATGGACGACGCGATCTTCGGCGAGTTCGACGGCACGGCGAACGCGGAGATCCGGCTCGACCGCCTCCTCGCCGAGCGCAACATCTTCCCGGCGATCGACGCGCTGAAGAGCGGCACCAGGAACGCCGACCAGCTGGTCGATGCCGACGAGAAGAGCAAGCTCGACCGGTTGCGCGTGGTGCTCGACGGCCTCGCCCCGAGCGATGGTGGCCCCGCCGCTGCGGCGGCGTCGATGCTCGCCGAGCGCGTGGCTGCTGCCGCCTCCAACCGAGATTTTCTGAACGAAATCGCCTAG
- a CDS encoding type B 50S ribosomal protein L31 — MKTDIHPNYRYVVFQDPGADFAFLTRSTIETDETIEWEDGNTYPLAKVEISSASHPFFTGQMRIVDTAGRVERFERRFGRRRKPGTEAAEATPES; from the coding sequence ATGAAGACGGACATCCATCCCAACTACCGCTATGTGGTCTTCCAGGACCCGGGAGCGGACTTCGCATTTCTCACCCGGTCCACCATCGAGACCGACGAGACCATCGAGTGGGAAGACGGCAACACCTACCCCCTGGCGAAGGTCGAAATCTCCTCGGCGAGCCATCCGTTCTTCACCGGCCAGATGCGCATCGTCGACACCGCCGGTCGCGTCGAGCGGTTCGAGCGTCGTTTCGGGCGTCGCCGCAAGCCAGGCACCGAAGCCGCCGAAGCCACGCCCGAGAGCTGA